The proteins below come from a single Candidatus Hydrogenedentota bacterium genomic window:
- a CDS encoding methyltransferase domain-containing protein, which produces MPAISREAASRNAHAEVYALLGERLASGAVLDIPCGSGAFLRRLLDGGYTTCGADIVPHEAVPPDAKFLAADMNDPLPYKGASFDAVVSIEGIEHIRRPFDFIGECARILKPGGLLILTTPNISSLRSRWRWFLTGFHNKGKYPLDETNPRPRHHINLLSYPQLRYILHTAGLRITRIETNQIKMASWLYAPIAPIARLVTAWMLMRGARDAALAALYRDVARDLYSRPVCFGETAVLVARKP; this is translated from the coding sequence GTGCCCGCCATTTCTAGAGAAGCCGCCTCCCGCAATGCCCATGCCGAAGTCTATGCCCTGCTGGGCGAACGGCTTGCCTCCGGCGCGGTCCTCGATATTCCGTGCGGTTCAGGCGCCTTCCTGCGGCGCCTGCTCGATGGCGGATATACAACCTGCGGAGCCGACATTGTCCCGCATGAGGCCGTTCCGCCGGATGCGAAATTTCTCGCCGCGGACATGAACGACCCCCTGCCCTATAAGGGCGCATCGTTCGACGCCGTGGTCTCCATCGAAGGTATTGAGCATATCCGGCGCCCCTTTGATTTCATCGGCGAATGCGCGCGGATCCTCAAACCGGGCGGCCTGCTGATCCTCACGACGCCCAACATCTCCAGCCTGCGATCGCGCTGGCGCTGGTTCCTGACGGGTTTCCACAACAAGGGCAAGTACCCGCTGGACGAGACGAACCCGAGGCCGCGCCACCACATCAACCTCCTCTCGTACCCGCAGTTGCGCTACATCCTTCATACCGCGGGCCTGCGCATTACCCGTATCGAAACCAACCAGATCAAGATGGCCTCCTGGCTCTACGCGCCGATCGCGCCGATCGCGCGCCTCGTCACCGCGTGGATGTTGATGCGCGGCGCCAGGGACGCGGCGCTGGCGGCGCTGTATCGTGATGTCGCCCGAGATCTGTATTCGCGCCCCGTATGCTTCGGAGAAACCGCCGTCCTGGTCGCCCGGAAGCCATAA